The following coding sequences lie in one Bacteroidota bacterium genomic window:
- a CDS encoding C40 family peptidase, translating into MFGICNLSIVPCRKEPSDRSEMVTQLLFGDHFELLEVQGSWCRIKIAYDAYECWIDKKQFLPIAQPTFDILNSTEAYCVNELIQIVSDTKLSQLFPVSIGSTLPNFDNGECAIENSTYSYDGAYVTGLLPFSKNGIIDTAMMYLNAPYLWGGKTPFGIDCSGFSQMVYKLNGVKIKRDAYQQAEEGETLSFVEEAEPGDLAFFDNDEGKIVHVGIVMDNNKIIHASGKVRIDGFDHQGIFNNDKRDYSHRLRLLKRII; encoded by the coding sequence ATGTTCGGAATTTGTAACTTAAGCATCGTCCCTTGCAGAAAAGAACCTTCGGATCGTTCCGAAATGGTTACTCAATTGCTATTTGGCGATCACTTTGAGCTTTTGGAAGTACAAGGTTCGTGGTGTAGAATTAAAATTGCCTACGATGCCTACGAATGTTGGATTGACAAAAAACAGTTTCTCCCGATTGCTCAACCTACATTTGATATTCTAAATTCGACTGAAGCATATTGTGTGAATGAGTTGATTCAGATCGTTTCCGATACAAAACTATCCCAGCTTTTTCCGGTTTCAATTGGTAGCACACTTCCAAATTTTGATAATGGCGAATGTGCAATTGAAAATTCTACTTATTCATATGATGGTGCTTATGTAACCGGACTGTTACCATTTTCTAAAAATGGAATTATTGATACAGCGATGATGTATTTGAATGCTCCGTATTTATGGGGTGGAAAAACACCATTCGGTATTGATTGTTCCGGTTTTTCTCAGATGGTCTATAAGCTCAACGGGGTAAAGATTAAACGCGATGCCTATCAGCAAGCGGAAGAAGGCGAAACGCTTAGTTTTGTGGAAGAAGCGGAGCCCGGTGATTTGGCTTTTTTTGATAATGATGAAGGGAAGATTGTACATGTTGGAATTGTAATGGACAATAATAAAATCATTCACGCTTCAGGAAAAGTTCGCATCGATGGTTTTGATCATCAAGGGATTTTTAACAACGATAAACGAGATTATTCTCACCGTTTGAGATTGTTGAAAAGGATTATCTGA
- a CDS encoding UbiA family prenyltransferase, whose product MDAKPNTISNYLSLVKFSHTIFALPFAIIGYFLAITYTEATFNIKLFALVVLCMVFARSAAMAFNRYIDRRIDEQNARTAIREIPAGIVKPQSALIFVIANCVLFVSATYFINPLCFYLSPVALLVVLGYSLTKRFTALCHLVLGLGLSLAPIGAYLAVTGEFNWLPLFFSFAVLFWVSGFDIIYALQDEDFDRSQNLKSIPVMLGKKGALMLSNILHVISVAFVVYAGIYAEFGFWYWGGAVVYALLLFYQHTLVKPNDLSKVNLAFFTTNGIASVVFAAFVLIDLYV is encoded by the coding sequence ATGGATGCAAAACCTAATACCATCAGTAATTATCTTTCACTCGTAAAATTTAGTCATACTATTTTTGCTTTGCCATTTGCCATCATCGGTTACTTTTTGGCAATTACCTATACCGAAGCAACCTTCAACATCAAGCTATTTGCATTAGTTGTTTTATGTATGGTATTCGCAAGAAGCGCAGCTATGGCGTTTAACAGGTACATCGACAGAAGAATTGACGAACAAAATGCACGAACAGCGATCCGTGAAATTCCGGCTGGAATTGTAAAGCCTCAATCAGCATTAATTTTTGTGATTGCCAACTGTGTTTTATTTGTTAGCGCAACTTATTTTATTAATCCACTTTGTTTTTATTTATCACCGGTAGCACTTCTGGTTGTTTTAGGATACAGTTTAACCAAACGTTTTACAGCATTGTGCCATTTGGTTTTAGGATTGGGATTATCGCTTGCACCCATTGGCGCATACCTTGCAGTTACAGGTGAATTTAATTGGCTACCACTCTTCTTCTCCTTTGCCGTTTTATTTTGGGTAAGTGGCTTTGATATTATTTATGCCTTGCAAGACGAAGATTTTGATCGATCACAAAACTTGAAATCCATTCCGGTAATGCTTGGAAAAAAAGGCGCATTAATGCTTTCTAATATTTTGCATGTAATAAGTGTCGCATTTGTTGTATATGCCGGCATCTATGCAGAATTTGGATTCTGGTATTGGGGCGGTGCTGTTGTATATGCATTGCTATTATTCTATCAGCATACCTTGGTAAAGCCGAATGATTTATCAAAAGTAAATCTGGCCTTTTTCACCACCAACGGAATCGCAAGTGTTGTATTTGCAGCTTTTGTTCTGATTGATTTGTACGTTTAG
- a CDS encoding YdcF family protein yields MFQKIKSLPFKKLVKWSFILVVILILSIILSNYWIIKSTKAQIYSDTSLIPQNDVALLLGASKTLRNGSENLFFKYRIEAAANLYKAGKIKHIIVSGDNSKKEYDEATDMREALVALGVPDSCITQDYAGFRTLDSMVRCLKVFGQNKITVISQRFHNERAVFIGNFYEMEVVAFNAKDVPDAFSLKTRTREHFAKFKAVLDLYLLHKQPKFLGEKILIKL; encoded by the coding sequence ATGTTCCAAAAAATAAAATCCCTCCCTTTTAAAAAATTAGTCAAATGGTCGTTTATACTAGTTGTGATCCTTATTCTATCCATTATTCTCAGTAATTATTGGATTATCAAAAGTACCAAAGCACAAATTTATTCCGACACCTCATTGATTCCTCAAAATGATGTTGCCTTGCTATTAGGAGCGAGTAAAACCTTGCGCAACGGGAGTGAAAACTTATTTTTCAAATATCGTATTGAAGCAGCTGCTAATTTATACAAAGCAGGAAAAATAAAACACATTATTGTGAGTGGCGACAATTCGAAAAAAGAATACGATGAGGCCACCGACATGCGAGAAGCATTAGTAGCATTGGGTGTACCCGACAGTTGCATTACACAAGATTATGCAGGATTCAGAACCTTGGACTCGATGGTTCGTTGTTTGAAAGTATTCGGCCAAAACAAAATCACTGTCATCTCGCAACGTTTCCATAATGAGCGAGCTGTATTTATTGGAAATTTTTATGAAATGGAAGTTGTGGCATTCAATGCCAAAGATGTACCGGATGCTTTTTCATTAAAGACCCGAACACGGGAGCATTTCGCAAAGTTTAAAGCAGTTTTGGATTTGTATTTATTGCATAAGCAACCCAAATTTTTAGGAGAGAAAATTCTGATTAAACTTTAG
- a CDS encoding acetyl-CoA C-acyltransferase, translated as MKEVYIISAVRTPLGSFGGALAGVSATKLGAVAIKGALAKAGVDGKEVQEVYMGSVLQANLGQAPARQAAIFAGLPNTVQCTTINKVCASGMKAIMIGAQSIMLGDADVVVAGGMENMSQVPFYSENMRWGNKYGNVTMIDGLAKDGLTDVYHNYPMGNAADLCAKECNISREEQDAFAIESYKRSQAAWAAGKFNDEIVPVEIPQRKGDPIIMKEDEEYKNVRFDKIPELKGAFSKDGTATAANSSTMNDGAAAVVLMSKEKAEKLGVKPIAILRGSADAEHAPEWFTTAPSLAVPKAVSKAGLTLGDIHYFELNEAFSTVGIVNMQKMKLDASKVNVNGGAVSLGHPLGCSGARIIVTLIHVLKQNKAKYGAAGICNGGGGASAVVVENV; from the coding sequence ATGAAAGAAGTATACATTATCTCTGCAGTTCGAACACCATTGGGAAGTTTTGGCGGAGCACTAGCAGGCGTTTCTGCAACTAAATTAGGAGCAGTAGCAATCAAAGGAGCATTGGCAAAAGCCGGTGTTGATGGAAAAGAAGTACAGGAAGTTTATATGGGGAGTGTCTTGCAAGCGAATTTGGGACAAGCTCCTGCACGTCAGGCTGCAATTTTTGCAGGTTTACCAAATACCGTTCAGTGCACCACAATCAATAAGGTATGTGCATCCGGAATGAAAGCAATTATGATTGGCGCACAAAGTATTATGTTGGGTGATGCTGATGTAGTTGTTGCCGGTGGAATGGAAAATATGAGTCAGGTTCCTTTTTATTCTGAAAACATGCGTTGGGGGAATAAATATGGTAACGTTACAATGATTGATGGTTTGGCAAAAGACGGATTAACGGATGTTTACCATAATTATCCGATGGGAAATGCCGCGGATTTATGTGCGAAAGAATGTAACATCTCTCGCGAAGAACAAGATGCATTTGCAATCGAATCGTATAAACGTTCACAAGCAGCTTGGGCTGCAGGAAAATTTAATGATGAAATTGTTCCCGTTGAAATTCCTCAACGTAAAGGCGATCCAATCATTATGAAAGAGGATGAAGAATATAAAAATGTTCGTTTTGATAAAATTCCTGAATTGAAAGGGGCATTTTCAAAAGACGGAACAGCAACTGCGGCCAACTCTTCTACAATGAATGATGGAGCAGCAGCAGTTGTATTGATGAGCAAAGAAAAAGCGGAAAAATTAGGTGTGAAACCAATCGCGATTCTTCGTGGTTCTGCGGATGCAGAACATGCACCGGAGTGGTTTACCACAGCACCTTCTTTAGCAGTTCCAAAAGCTGTTTCAAAAGCAGGGTTGACATTAGGTGATATTCATTATTTTGAATTAAACGAAGCCTTTTCAACTGTTGGAATCGTGAACATGCAAAAAATGAAATTGGATGCAAGCAAAGTAAACGTAAATGGTGGTGCTGTTTCCTTGGGTCATCCTTTAGGTTGTTCCGGAGCGCGTATCATTGTTACGTTAATTCATGTATTAAAACAAAACAAAGCGAAGTATGGTGCTGCCGGAATTTGTAATGGTGGTGGAGGAGCGAGTGCTGTTGTTGTTGAGAATGTTTAA